A single genomic interval of Cydia splendana chromosome 10, ilCydSple1.2, whole genome shotgun sequence harbors:
- the LOC134794367 gene encoding kelch-like protein 5 encodes MSGCDSQKAETSKDNISTNSIDEGLPRELSQLSLSSASSQDEFYCDKGHSETALKNIFGYYQAQKLCDVVLIAGGTRISAHKIVLTSCSEYFAAMFTGSLREAQLAEITLERVDSQALQALVHYCYTGTIELREETVEVLLSTASLLQLNTVTAACCAFLKKQLDPCNCLGIGLFAEQQSCLALQRSALEYTYQHFMQVVKHQEFLSLQADQLASLLKSDDLNVVTEENVFECLMTWVQHDSAKREQHLPMLLKLIKLPLLSSEYLIDKVEQACGNVPECQPLIMEAVKWHLLPERRSLLFSHRTRPRTSTIGRLLAIGGMDGYKGASNMEMYDPRTNSWTPFMRMGARRLQFGVAVMQNKLVVVGGRDGLKTLNTVECFDLTSLTWSTIAPMNTHRHGLGVAVLGDGPNSPVYAVGGHDGWIYLNSVERWDACSRTWTMVSPMSGARSTCGVAALRGRLYAAGGRDGGACLRSVECYDPATNHWTNCAPMTRRRGGVSVCAAGGYLYALGGHEAPANAAGGRLACVERYDPTTDTWILLARLSYGRDAIGSCLLGDRIVAVGGYDGVQYLCVVEVYDPEADCWRKLAPLSTGRAGAAVVAVPPPRLF; translated from the exons ATGTCGGGCTGTGACTCCCAGAAAGCAGAAACTTCTAAGGACAACATATCCACCAATTCCATCGACGAAGGCCTTCCTCGAGAACTAAGCCAGTTAAGTTTGTCGAGTGCCTCAAGCCAAGACGAGTTTTACTGTGATAAAGGGCATTCCGAAACAGCTTTGAAAAATATATTCGGATATTATCAGGCTCAAAAGCTATGTGACGTAGTTTTAATAGCAGGTGGAACAAG GATATCAGCGCACAAGATAGTATTAACATCATGTAGCGAATACTTTGCTGCTATGTTCACCGGATCATTGCGGGAGGCACAGCTGGCCGAGATAACATTGGAGCGGGTGGACTCCCAGGCACTGCAGGCACTTGTTCATTACTGCTATACTGGCACTATAG AATTAAGAGAAGAGACAGTGGAAGTCCTGCTGTCCACAGCAAGCTTGTTACAGCTCAACACAGTCACAGCCGCGTGCTGCGCCTTCCTGAAGAAACAGCTTGATCCGTGCAACTGTCTGGGGATCGGACTGTTTGCAGAACAACAGTCTTGTCTGGCCCTGCAACGGAGTGCTTTGGAGTACACCTATCAACATTTCATGCAA GTAGTGAAACATCAAGAGTTTCTTTCACTACAAGCGGACCAGCTAGCCAGTCTGCTCAAATCCGACGATCTCAACGTGGTTACTGAAGAGAATGTGTTTGAATGCTTGATGACGTGGGTGCAACATGACAGCGCCAAACGGGAGCAACACCTGCCGATGCTACTGAAGTTGATCAAACTACCTCTACTGTCCTCTGAG TATTTGATAGACAAAGTGGAGCAAGCGTGCGGCAATGTGCCTGAATGCCAGCCGCTCATCATGGAGGCAGTCAAGTGGCATCTCCTGCCCGAGCGGCGGTCTCTCCTGTTCTCACACAGAACCAG GCCGAGGACTTCCACCATCGGACGACTGCTAGCTATAGGCGGTATGGATGGCTATAAG GGTGCCAGCAATATGGAGATGTACGATCCCCGAACGAATTCGTGGACGCCATTCATGCGGATGGGAGCTAGGAGGTTGCAGTTCGGCGTCGCTGTGATGCAGAACAAGCTCGTAGTCGTTGGCGGCAGGGACGGGTTGAAGACATTAAACACG GTGGAGTGTTTCGACCTGACATCGCTCACGTGGAGCACCATAGCACCGATGAACACGCACCGGCACGGGCTCGGGGTGGCGGTGCTGGGCGACGGACCCAACTCGCCCGTCTACGCCGTCGGCGGCCATGACGGCTGGATCTATCTCAACTCCGTCGAACG ATGGGACGCGTGCTCGCGCACGTGGACGATGGTGTCGCCGATGTCGGGCGCGCGTAGCACTTGCGGCGTAGCGGCGCTACGCGGGCGCCTCTACGCCGCGGGCGGCCGCGACGGCGGCGCCTGCCTGCGCTCCGTGGAGTGCTACGACCCGGCCACCAACCACTGGACCAACTGCGCGCCCATGACGCGCCGGCGAGGGGGAGTCAGC GTGTGCGCAGCGGGCGGATATCTTTACGCACTCGGTGGTCACGAAGCTCCGGCTAACGCTGCGGGCGGCCGACTAGCCTGCGTGGAGCGCTACGATCCTACCACTGACACATGGATACTCCTAGCGCGCCTGAGCTACGGCCGCGACGCCATCGGCTCCTGCCTGCTCGGGGACCGCATCGTTGCCGTGG GTGGTTACGACGGCGTGCAGTACCTCTGCGTGGTGGAGGTATACGACCCGGAGGCGGACTGCTGGCGCAAGCTCGCGCCGCTCAGCACcggccgcgccggcgccgccgtgGTGGCCGTGCCGCCGCCCCGGCTCTTCTGA